The Bacillus spongiae region TAAAGAGAACGTTAAAAGAGAATGTACTTGCTTTCGATCATTTTCATGTGTTTCCATGTACTTCAGAACATCATTCATCCAACCCATGTTCCATTTATAATTGAAGCCTAGTCCTCCATAATGGACAGGAGATGTTACTTGAGGCCAGTCAGTAGAATCCTCAGCCATCATTAAAGCATTCGGTTCATATTCAAATACAGCCGTATTAAGTTTCTTTAAAAACTCAATCCCCCCTTCGTTAGGAATGAGTTGATCATGATCTTGATTGGCTTTATATAATATCTTCGCTACAGCGTCAATGCGAAAGCCATCAATATGAAATTGATCTAACCAGTATCTTGCACTTGATATCAAAAAGCTTTGTACCTCTTTTTTTCCTAAATCAAAGTTGGCGGTACCCCAATCATAATTCTCTCGGTCCTTTTCAGTAGCATATTCATAAAGGTGTGACCCATCAAATTGGTACAAGCCATGATTATCTTTACAAAAGTGACCAGGTACCCAATCCAAGATAACGCCAATGTTATGCTTGTGACATTTATTCACAAAATACTTTAATTGTTCAGGTGTTCCATAACGACTCGTTGGTGAATAGTAACCTGTACTTTGATATCCCCAAGAGCGATCGAAAGGATGCTCTGTAATAGGCATTATTTCCACATGTGTATATCCATGCTCTACTAAATATGGAACAAGGTCGTCTGCTATTTCTTGATAGGTATAAAACATCTCTTTTCCTTTAATCTTCCATGTTCCAAAATGAATTTCATAAATAAACATCGGCTCATCATAAGCGGGCTTCATTTTTCTTTTTAATAGCCACTTTTCATCCTGCCATTCATAATCTTCATCCTCGGAAATAATTGCTGCTGTATTGGGTCTCCTTTCAGCATAAAAGGCAAATGGATCAGTCTTTAACTTCGTTTGTCCATCTTTCGTTACAATTTTGTATTTATAAAGATGACCTTTTAATGAAGTTTGGTGAACTGCAAACCATATTCCACTGTCGCTCACTTTTTTCATCAACAATTCGTCTGCATTTTCCCCCCACTCATTAAAAGTTCCAACTACTGATATAGCTTCAGCATTTGGGGACCAAACACAAAATGTAGTAACTTTTCGACCATTATGGTTATAGACATGTGATCCAAAAGTGCGATGCGCCTCAAACAATTGGCCTTCATGAAATAAATGGATATCAGTTGAACTTGGATTACTATTCGTCATTATCTTCACCTACGCAATTTTATGTACTAATGAGTGTATTCTTTTAGAAAAGCTTATCTCCTTTAAATATCCCTCCCTAATTTCCGACAGAAAACTACACCTTTACAACGAAACAATGTACATAATAAAAGGAAAACGGTTACATTTTTTTAAAATGTAGAAAGTTGACGAAAGAACTAGAAATGTATTTGCATAAAAAAATTACTTTATTAGAAAAGTAATTTTCGTGTAAATGATTGAAAACGGTTACAAATAAATCATCTTTAACTTTAAAATTTTTCTGTTTGATTTTGTAATATATGAATTGAAACAACTATATTTTTCTCAACATTTCCTTGGTCCTACCTCTATCAAACTCACTCATTCATCCATCAAATAAAAAAATAGTTGTAGAGCAACCATTCGTTTTGTACTTCCTCTTTTAAAATTAGTAGAAAAGAAGTACAAACCGGCACACGCTTTACGTTTAAACAAAGAGGTTTTATATTGGGTAAGTAATTATATATTTAATAATAATGAATTGGGTCTAATTAGTTGATTCGTAATAACAGGGTTCTGAAGAAACAGTTTAATGTACTGATGTCACAGAGGGATTACTTTAAAGGTAAGATAAGTTAACAAACGTCAATAGAACAGGAGGTTTCTCATAAACGGGGTATTTGTAAAAGCAATGAAAAATAAGAAATGACGTCAAATCATAATGTTTCTCTTTGAATACGTATGTTTGATCAAGATTTTTTATCAAGGCTCAGTATTTTGCAAACAATATATAACCATTACATTCATTCAATAATGAATAGTTGAACCAACAAAAAAAGCTATTCAATAGAATAGCTTT contains the following coding sequences:
- the glgB gene encoding 1,4-alpha-glucan branching protein GlgB, with protein sequence MTNSNPSSTDIHLFHEGQLFEAHRTFGSHVYNHNGRKVTTFCVWSPNAEAISVVGTFNEWGENADELLMKKVSDSGIWFAVHQTSLKGHLYKYKIVTKDGQTKLKTDPFAFYAERRPNTAAIISEDEDYEWQDEKWLLKRKMKPAYDEPMFIYEIHFGTWKIKGKEMFYTYQEIADDLVPYLVEHGYTHVEIMPITEHPFDRSWGYQSTGYYSPTSRYGTPEQLKYFVNKCHKHNIGVILDWVPGHFCKDNHGLYQFDGSHLYEYATEKDRENYDWGTANFDLGKKEVQSFLISSARYWLDQFHIDGFRIDAVAKILYKANQDHDQLIPNEGGIEFLKKLNTAVFEYEPNALMMAEDSTDWPQVTSPVHYGGLGFNYKWNMGWMNDVLKYMETHENDRKQVHSLLTFSLLYAFSENFVLPLSHDEVVHGKKSLLNKMPGDYWQKFAQLRLLFGYMVAHPGKKLLFMGSELAPFSEWKDLDQIDWHLEKYNMHRAFNAYVKELLNLYKEVKPFFEKDHLSEGFEWIDVHNYEQSILSFLRKGKKKDDFVVVICNFTSKVYHHYKVGVPNADYYIELFNSDDALFGGSGQVNRDDIEVVHESYHGRPKTVELTIPPFAVVYLYPVNQERGE